The DNA window GTGCAGCCAGCCATGATCGGCACGGATGTCCGCCGGTCCGTCGGCTTCTTCCGGCCCCTGACCGGAGATCGTGACGACCGAGAGATCCGATCGCTGCCGGAGGCCGGCCGCAATCTGGCGCGATGCGTCGTCATCGACGCCGACCACGGCTGTGGCTCCCGGAAGCATCGTTGCGAAAAGTCGTTCCTTGGCGGCCCGGTAGGCGCCGATATCGGCGTAGCGGTCCAGATGGTCGGCGGTCAGGTTCAGGAACACGCCGATCGACCAGGGCACCGTATCGATTGTTTCGAGTTGATAGGACGACAGTTCCAGCACATACCAGCCCCCATCGGGCAGCGTGTCCAGCCCCAGGGCCGGCGGACCGAGATTGCCGCCGACAGCGACCGGCAGTCCGGCTTCGTGGAGCAGGTGGCCGATCAGGGCGGTCGTGGTCGACTTGCCGTTGGTGCCGGTGATGCCAAGGTACCGGGCATTGGGCACCGCGCGGGCCAGAAGGTCGATGTCCGAAAGAATGGGGCAACCCGCTGCCATGGCAGCTGCGACGCCCGGATGCGGCGCCGGGTGCGACCGGGGGATACCCGGCGACAGGACGAGGCCGTCGACCGCCGCCAGCGTGCCTGCCGTCGGTTCTCCGATCAGGATCCCCCCGGACTCCGCGGCCGACCGACGATCGGCGCTGTCGTCCCAGGCCATGGCGGCAACACCCGACGCGGTCAGGGCACGCGCCGTCGCCAGACCGGAAGCACCCAGCCCCAGGATCATCAATGTCTGTCCGCGCAGAAAGCCGAGGTCGATCATGCCGTCACCTCAGCTTCAGGGTCGAAAGGCCGACCAGCGCCAGAATGGCGGCGATGATCCAGAAGCGAATGACGACGGTCGGCTCGGCCCACCCCTTTTTCTCGAAATGGTGATGCAGCGGCGCCATCCGGAACACGCGGCGCCCCGTCAGCTTGAACGAGACGACCTGAACGACGACCGATACCGTTTCGAGCACGAACAGCCCGCCGATGATGGCAAGCACCAGTTCATGCTTGGTCACGATGCTGACGGCGCCCAGCGCGCCGCCCATGGACAGCGAGCCGGTGTCACCCATGAACACCATGGCTGGCGGCGCGTTGAACCAGAGGAAACCGAGCCCGGCGCCGATCAGTGCGCCGCAGAAGACGGCGAGTTCGCCGGTTCCGGGCGTGTGGTGGATCTGCAGGTAATCGGCGAAAATGATGTTGCCGGCGACGTAAGAGATGAACCCGAAGCAGGCGGCGGCGATCATCACCGGCACGATGGCCAGCCCGTCCAGCCCGTCGGTCAGATTGACGGCATTGGACGACCCCACCATCA is part of the Fodinicurvata sp. EGI_FJ10296 genome and encodes:
- the murD gene encoding UDP-N-acetylmuramoyl-L-alanine--D-glutamate ligase — encoded protein: MIDLGFLRGQTLMILGLGASGLATARALTASGVAAMAWDDSADRRSAAESGGILIGEPTAGTLAAVDGLVLSPGIPRSHPAPHPGVAAAMAAGCPILSDIDLLARAVPNARYLGITGTNGKSTTTALIGHLLHEAGLPVAVGGNLGPPALGLDTLPDGGWYVLELSSYQLETIDTVPWSIGVFLNLTADHLDRYADIGAYRAAKERLFATMLPGATAVVGVDDDASRQIAAGLRQRSDLSVVTISGQGPEEADGPADIRADHGWLHDRTDGTRRAVVDVGACQTLPGRHNHQNAAAAYAACRAAGVPAATIAAAMPRFRGLPHRQQLVAHRAGVTFVNDSKATNPEAAAKALSSYPAIFWLAGGLPKPGGFGQLAAHLGAVRAAFVFGTAADDIRAITESRRIPVTVCTTMDEAVRQAHEAARAAVASGTIDDAVVLLSPACASFDQFRNFEERGDRFIDTVRHLADQQDGGPR